One Elusimicrobiota bacterium genomic region harbors:
- a CDS encoding DUF4340 domain-containing protein, translating into MPKYLRTLAVVLFVLAAAYILVLIPRPPSGPKTPDVPEKIQRFSLTRPAHSITMESMETGWRVTSPVNVPANEGSVVSFLAGLRSLTLEKVISHRPESHALYRLDNAQGILLKVWGEGAQEPQGWIIGKDSPTGGNVFVRLETGSEVYLAKGLSRAYAEADLHAWRETRLLPLPADEAVQAVEVRRGKTSLRVERSSTSWTVNGKPANSEIVDERVNSLRYVSADEFVDPPESVALLAEKRNLPSREIVVILSSGKNHVLRVLKEIQGDSPRTLFQRDEDPHLFSLSQPVVWLTLTEKELLPN; encoded by the coding sequence ATGCCTAAATACCTCCGGACCTTGGCCGTGGTTCTTTTTGTTCTGGCGGCGGCCTATATCCTTGTTCTTATCCCCCGCCCCCCCTCCGGACCCAAAACACCGGATGTGCCTGAAAAAATTCAACGGTTTTCTCTCACCCGCCCAGCCCACTCCATCACAATGGAATCAATGGAAACAGGATGGAGAGTGACCTCGCCTGTCAACGTCCCCGCGAATGAAGGAAGCGTGGTGAGCTTTCTGGCCGGCCTGCGTTCTCTGACCCTGGAAAAAGTGATCAGCCACCGACCGGAAAGTCATGCCCTGTATCGCCTGGACAACGCCCAGGGAATTCTCTTAAAAGTGTGGGGAGAAGGTGCCCAAGAACCCCAAGGATGGATCATCGGGAAGGACTCCCCAACGGGCGGAAACGTCTTCGTTCGATTGGAAACGGGTTCGGAGGTCTATTTGGCCAAGGGACTGAGCCGAGCTTATGCGGAAGCCGATCTCCACGCTTGGCGTGAAACACGCTTGCTCCCCCTTCCCGCCGATGAGGCCGTTCAGGCGGTTGAAGTTCGCCGGGGAAAAACAAGCCTCCGCGTGGAGCGAAGTTCCACCTCCTGGACCGTGAACGGAAAACCCGCCAATTCCGAGATTGTGGACGAACGGGTCAACAGCCTTCGCTATGTAAGCGCCGATGAATTTGTGGACCCGCCGGAATCCGTGGCCCTTTTAGCCGAGAAGAGGAACCTCCCTTCACGCGAAATCGTCGTCATTTTATCTTCCGGAAAAAATCACGTTTTACGTGTGCTCAAGGAAATCCAAGGCGATTCCCCCCGCACGCTTTTTCAACGGGACGAAGATCCTCACCTCTTTTCTCTGTCTCAACCCGTCGTCTGGCTGACCCTCACTGAGAAGGAACTTTTACCGAATTAG
- a CDS encoding phosphopantothenoylcysteine decarboxylase, with the protein MLSWENRKLVITAGPTREALDPVRFLSNESSGRMGWALAEAAQKAGAQVTLVAGPTNLDFPKNIKVIPVVTAREMLTATRRAARGAHAVVGAAAVADWRPITVSRTKLKKNGRPMVLRLTPNPDILGTLAAERRGPFPRLAGFALETQKVLAHAKKKMSAKNLDIIVANSPASLGSSRTQAWILRPGTRPERFGGSKIDLARRLLAKLLTSVQNHGR; encoded by the coding sequence ATGCTTTCTTGGGAAAATCGGAAGCTGGTTATTACCGCTGGTCCCACCCGCGAAGCGTTGGATCCTGTCCGTTTTCTTTCCAACGAATCATCGGGCCGGATGGGATGGGCTTTGGCGGAGGCCGCTCAAAAAGCGGGGGCACAAGTGACTCTCGTGGCCGGCCCCACAAACCTGGATTTCCCGAAAAACATAAAGGTGATCCCTGTGGTGACGGCTCGGGAAATGTTGACCGCCACGCGAAGGGCCGCACGGGGCGCCCACGCCGTGGTGGGGGCCGCTGCCGTGGCGGATTGGCGTCCCATAACCGTTTCGCGGACCAAACTCAAAAAGAATGGGAGACCCATGGTTCTTCGACTCACACCAAATCCGGACATTCTGGGAACACTGGCCGCGGAACGGCGTGGTCCTTTCCCCCGCCTGGCGGGATTCGCCCTGGAGACCCAAAAGGTCCTGGCCCACGCGAAGAAAAAGATGTCCGCCAAAAACCTGGACATCATCGTTGCCAATTCACCCGCTTCTCTCGGAAGCTCACGAACTCAAGCGTGGATCCTCCGCCCGGGAACAAGGCCCGAACGGTTTGGCGGCAGCAAAATCGATTTAGCGCGCCGACTTCTGGCCAAACTTCTCACCTCCGTTCAAAACCATGGCCGATAA
- a CDS encoding uracil-DNA glycosylase codes for MADNPREELAHLTASLRRTVELKKARLLSGKKPSLSVAPPQKQKPPSPKPPASTSTLDTFQDDTSLSKGERLTRLRDHIGDCQRCPLGSSRIQLAYGVGNPDARVLFVGEGPGYAEDRKGEPFVGPAGQLLDKILTATDLSRLPQEPSWKWVYIANMVKCHPLIDPSDNTKRGNDRPPTPEEMAVCSPFLLAQIRIIRPLFIVALGATAGKALLKTEEAISKFRGKWVDFRVEGLPTPIRFLPTYHPAALLRNPALKKDVWEDMKNLKAALAAAVGTAT; via the coding sequence ATGGCCGATAATCCCCGGGAAGAATTAGCCCATTTAACGGCTTCCTTGCGCCGAACGGTTGAACTCAAAAAGGCACGGTTGCTTTCGGGGAAGAAACCGAGCCTCTCTGTGGCGCCGCCCCAAAAACAAAAGCCCCCTTCGCCCAAACCCCCAGCCTCAACATCAACGTTGGACACCTTTCAAGATGATACCTCCCTTTCCAAAGGGGAACGTTTAACTCGGTTACGGGACCACATCGGCGACTGCCAGAGGTGCCCCCTTGGTTCATCGCGAATCCAGTTGGCCTATGGCGTGGGAAACCCCGACGCCCGAGTCCTTTTTGTTGGCGAGGGGCCCGGGTATGCGGAAGACCGAAAGGGAGAACCTTTTGTTGGCCCCGCGGGACAATTGCTGGACAAAATTTTAACAGCCACAGACCTCTCCCGCCTGCCCCAAGAGCCATCCTGGAAATGGGTGTATATTGCAAACATGGTCAAATGCCATCCCCTGATTGACCCGTCAGACAACACCAAGAGGGGAAACGATCGTCCTCCAACACCCGAGGAAATGGCCGTCTGTTCCCCATTCCTTTTGGCGCAGATCCGTATTATCCGGCCGCTCTTCATCGTCGCCTTGGGCGCCACAGCGGGGAAGGCGCTTCTCAAAACAGAAGAAGCCATTTCGAAATTTAGAGGGAAATGGGTGGATTTTCGTGTGGAAGGACTGCCAACGCCCATTCGGTTTCTCCCCACCTATCACCCCGCCGCGCTCCTCCGAAACCCTGCCCTCAAGAAAGATGTATGGGAAGACATGAAAAACCTCAAGGCAGCGCTCGCGGCCGCCGTGGGCACCGCAACGTAA
- the gmk gene encoding guanylate kinase encodes MSNGIVLVLSAPSGAGKSTLCQALVDRRADVRLSVSCTTRGPRPLEVDGQDYFFVSEPAFKTKIQQKELLEWAEVHGNYYGTPKAPIEAHLSEGLNVVMDIDTQGAQSVRKVFPESVLVFIAPPSWKVLEERLRGRNQDDETTIQRRLANARAEMEQAAHYDYLVTNDHIEDALEDLLAILRAEQRRVPRLGLQESGWAPTL; translated from the coding sequence ATGTCAAACGGAATCGTGCTCGTCCTTTCGGCTCCTTCGGGCGCCGGGAAGTCCACTCTTTGCCAAGCGCTGGTCGACCGGCGGGCGGATGTGCGCCTTTCGGTGTCTTGCACCACGCGAGGACCCCGGCCGCTGGAGGTGGATGGCCAGGACTATTTTTTCGTTTCAGAACCGGCGTTTAAAACAAAGATTCAGCAGAAAGAGTTGCTGGAATGGGCTGAGGTCCATGGGAATTATTATGGAACACCTAAAGCCCCGATTGAAGCCCATCTGTCCGAAGGGTTGAACGTGGTGATGGACATTGATACTCAGGGCGCCCAGTCGGTCAGGAAAGTGTTTCCCGAGAGCGTGTTGGTTTTTATCGCCCCCCCCTCGTGGAAAGTGTTGGAAGAACGGTTGCGGGGCCGTAACCAAGACGATGAAACCACGATTCAACGGCGACTGGCCAACGCCCGGGCGGAAATGGAACAAGCGGCGCATTACGACTACCTGGTAACAAACGATCATATCGAAGACGCCCTGGAAGACCTACTGGCGATCCTTCGTGCCGAACAACGACGCGTCCCCCGCCTTGGTCTGCAAGAATCGGGCTGGGCGCCCACACTTTAG